The Mercurialis annua linkage group LG8, ddMerAnnu1.2, whole genome shotgun sequence genome window below encodes:
- the LOC126660325 gene encoding F-box/kelch-repeat protein At3g06240-like, which yields MSDHLCEEVVAEILKRLPVKSVLKFTSVCKSWYALITNPNFISLHLANSSQANKIYHLFKKYCKKPEFVLHSDNDSLSEYRVLDLPSICGCANYLELVGSCRGLVCLFDRINNCLILWNPAIGEFITTSLSNICYGLFDILGFGFDRKNNDYKVVRIVYALKDTPFPPVAQIFELSSNSWKTVTSQNLEYDVYGFSRHVKLNGVFHWFARLHDDRKKMIASFDLSNEAFQKLMLPHALAELSDSDFSLTVYNQSLAVINYGEFNREQFYYLRCSIWVMKQYGAAESWTKQFTINFHNGGLWRVLRFQGNGRILIVDFHHGEIASYDPQTQRVTPLGVYGSHLQVHSYMESLVLLKGKRNNNKLKQA from the coding sequence ATGTCAGATCATCTCTGTGAAGAAGTTGTGGCTGAAATCTTGAAGAGACTGCCAGTCAAATCTGTATTGAAATTTACAAGTGTGTGCAAATCATGGTATGCTCTCATCACAAACCCTAATTTCATTTCCCTTCACTTAGCTAACTCCTCTCAAGCCAACAAAATCTACCATCTTTTCAAGAAATATTGTAAGAAACCAGAATTTGTGTTGCACAGTGATAATGACTCATTAAGTGAGTATAGAGTCCTGGATTTGCCTTCAATTTGTGGGTGTGCAAATTATTTGGAGTTAGTTGGTTCATGTCGTGGGTTGGTTTGTTTATTTGATAGAATTAATAATTGCCTGATTTTATGGAACCCTGCAATTGGAGAGTTTATTACAACTTCTTTAAGTAATATTTGCTATGGGCTCTTTGACATTCTCGGATTCGGGTTTGATAGAAAGAACAATGACTACAAAGTGGTGAGGATTGTTTATGCTTTGAAAGATACACCTTTTCCACCAGTTGCTCAGATTTTTGAACTTAGCTCCAATTCTTGGAAGACTGTTACCAGTCAGAATCTAGAATATGATGTTTATGGTTTCTCACGTCATGTTAAGTTGAATGGCGTTTTTCATTGGTTTGCAAGATTACACGATGACAGGAAAAAAATGATAGCATCATTTGATTTGAGCAACGAAGCATTTCAAAAGTTAATGCTCCCTCATGCCCTAGCTGAATTAAGTGACAGTGATTTCTCTTTAACAGTGTACAACCAGTCATTAGCTGTGATAAACTATGGTGAATTCAATAGGGAGCAATTTTACTATTTAAGATGTTCAATTTGGGTGATGAAACAGTATGGTGCAGCAGAATCTTGGACTAAACAATTTACCATAAATTTTCATAATGGAGGTTTATGGAGGGTGCTAAGATTTCAAGGAAATGGCCGAATTCTTATTGTAGATTTTCATCATGGTGAGATAGCTTCTTATGACCCTCAGACACAAAGGGTTACCCCTCTTGGGGTCTATGGATCCCACCTCCAAGTGCATTCTTACATGGAGAGCCTTGTTTTACTCAAGGGAAAAAGGAACAACAACAAGTTAAAGCAAGCATAG
- the LOC126660326 gene encoding F-box/kelch-repeat protein At3g06240-like — MSVYLHEEVVVEILKRLPVKSVLKFKCVCRSWYALITNPNFISLHLAHAAESNTTFSLVMKYKQLDSKKPEFVLHSDNDSFSEYRQLDLHSFNECGNDVWIVGSCDGLICLCDTKFKRLIVWNPAIGEFITTSLSTICNGPYHILGIGFDRKNNSYKVMRIVFAWNDTTFLPFAEIFQLSSNSWKTVPIKNLRYDFYGSLIEWNGVFHRFADTHDGRKKMIASFDLSNEVFQEMMLPHALATIDNCYLSLTVYSRSLAAIHYEDRIRNTCNLTCSIWVMKEYGEAESWTKQVTVDFKDHGGLKPVLSFQGNGGILVENRDDELASYDPETQRVTPLGVSGRVLDDYSYVESLVLVKGKRNKNNQG, encoded by the coding sequence ATGTCAGTTTATCTCCATGAAGAAGTTGTGGTCGAAATCTTGAAGAGACTACCGGTCAAATCTGTATTGAAATTCAAATGTGTGTGCAGATCATGGTATGCTCTCATCACAAACCCTAATTTCATTTCTCTTCACTTAGCTCACGCTGCTGAATCCAACACAACCTTCTCACTTGTCATGAAGTATAAACAACTCGATTCTAAGAAACCAGAATTTGTGCTGCACAGTGATAATGACTCATTTAGTGAGTATAGACAACTCGATTTGCATTCATTTAATGAGTGTGGAAATGATGTTTGGATAGTTGGTTCATGTgatggtttgatttgtttgtgCGATACAAAATTTAAGCGCCTGATTGTATGGAATCCGGCAATTGGAGAGTTTATTACAACATCTTTAAGTACGATTTGCAATGGGCCTTATCACATTCTTGGAATCGGGTTTGATAGAAAGAACAATTCCTACAAAGTGATGAGAATTGTTTTTGCTTGGAATGATACAACTTTCTTACCATTTGCTGAGATTTTTCAACTTAGCTCCAATTCATGGAAGACCGTTCCAATTAAGAATCTACGTTATGATTTCTATGGTTCTCTTATTGAGTGGAATGGTGTTTTCCATCGGTTTGCAGATACACACGATGGCAGGAAAAAAATGATAGCGTCGTTTGATTTGAGCAATGAAGTATTTCAAGAGATGATGCTCCCTCATGCGCTAGCTACCATAGACAACTGTTATCTTTCTTTAACAGTGTACAGCCGATCATTGGCTGCTATACACTATGAAGATCGGATACGGAACACTTGTAATTTAACATGTTCGATTTGGGTCATGAAAGAGTATGGCGAAGCGGAATCTTGGACTAAACAAGTTACCGTAGATTTTAAAGATCATGGAGGCCTCAAGCCGGTGCTAAGCTTTCAAGGAAATGGTGGCATTCTTGTTGAGAATCGTGATGACGAGTTAGCTTCTTATGACCCCGAGACACAAAGGGTCACCCCTCTTGGAGTTTCTGGACGTGTCTTGGATGACTATTCTTACGTGGAGAGTCTTGTTCTAGTCAAGGGAAAAAGGAACAAAAATAATCAAGGTTAG
- the LOC126661504 gene encoding putative F-box protein At3g16210, with protein sequence MSVYLHEELVVEILKRLPVKSLLKFKCVCRSWYALITNPNFISLHLAHTTKANTPYSLVVKYKQPDSKKPEFVLHCDNDSFSEINDRLILWNPAIGDFITASLSKIFSGFSDIFGFGFDRKNNDYKVVRFVYAWADMTFPPIVEFFELSSSSWKTVAVKNLDYDVNGFRHHIVEWNGVFHWFARIHNGTNKMIASFDLSNEVFHELMLPHALAETKVYGSLSHFSLIAYNQSLSVVHYESSMEKMTYLRCSIWSVLSFQENGGILVEDYHGVIASYDPHTQRVTPLGIYGKCFAVHSYTASLVSLKGKRNNKKIKASIEEYSY encoded by the exons ATGTCAGTTTATCTCCATGAAGAACTTGTGGTTGAAATCTTGAAGAGACTGCCAGTCAAGTCTCTATTGAAATTCAAATGTGTGTGCAGATCATGGTATGCTCTCATcacaaaccctaattttatttCTCTTCACTTAGCTCACACCACGAAAGCCAACACACCCTACTCACTTGTCGTGAAGTATAAACAACCCGATTCTAAGAAACCAGAATTTGTGTTGCACTGTGATAATGACTCGTTTAGCGA AATTAATGATCGCCTGATTTTATGGAACCCTGCAATTGGAGACTTTATTACAGCATCTTTAAGTAAGATTTTCAGTGGGTTCTCTGACATTTTCGGATTCGGGTTTGATAGAAAGAACAATGACTACAAAGTGGTGAGGTTTGTTTATGCTTGGGCAGATATGACTTTTCCCCCAATTGTTGAGTTTTTTGAACTTAGCTCCAGTTCTTGGAAGACGGTTGCCGTTAAGAATCTTGATTATGATGTTAATGGTTTCAGACATCATATTGTTGAGTGGAATGGTGTTTTTCATTGGTTTGCAAGAATTCACAATGGCACGAACAAGATGATAGCATCATTTGATTTGAGCAACGAAGTATTTCATGAGTTGATGCTCCCTCATGCCCTAGCTGAAACTAAAGTATACGGCAGTCTCAGTCATTTTTCTCTAATAGCATACAACCAGTCATTATCTGTGGTACACTATGAAAGTAGCATGGAGAAAATGACTTATTTAAGATGTTCAATCTGG TCGGTGCTAAGCTTCCAAGAGAATGGTGGCATTCTTGTTGAGGATTATCACGGAGTGATAGCTTCTTATGACCCTCACACACAAAGGGTCACCCCTCTCGGGATCTATGGAAAATGCTTCGCGGTGCATTCTTACACGGCGAGCCTTGTTTCACTAAAGGGAAAAAGGAACAACAAGAAGATCAAAGCAAGCATAGAAGA GTATAGTTATTAG